In Hydractinia symbiolongicarpus strain clone_291-10 chromosome 4, HSymV2.1, whole genome shotgun sequence, the following proteins share a genomic window:
- the LOC130642261 gene encoding tigger transposable element-derived protein 4-like: protein MTAPWEETTLPTILARYELKDIFNADEFTVKVFALPCYNRQYHPNNKLEQQKKLKIEDCVDFVNETIGKSAKMRCSKNVRNLPRRYRSQKKSWMDGTLFKEWLRELDRKFTMQERKIVMVVDNCPSHPDVSELKSINLQFVPPNTTSCTQPMDQGVIRYVFFVYEFLSFLLYFSIVENICNGMSSVRLINSSRMF, encoded by the exons ATGACTGCACCATGGGAAGAAACCACTTTACCAACTATTCTAGCCAGATACGAACTGAAGGATATTTTTAATGCCGACGAGTTTACCGTCAAAGTCTTTGCACTTCCGTG TTATAACAGGCAATACCATCCTAATAACAAGCTGGAACAacagaaaaaactaaaaatagaaGACTGTGTCGACTttgtaaatgaaacaattggaaaaTCAGCCAAAATGAGATGTTCTAAAAATGTTCGTAACCTCCCCCGTCGGTATAGATCCCAAAAAAAATCGTGGATGGATGGCACACTTTTTAAAGAATGGTTACGCGAGCTTGACCGTAAGTTTACTATGcaagaaagaaaaattgttatGGTGGTTGATAACTGTCCTTCACATCCAGATGTTTCAGAATTGAAATCCATTAATTTACAATTCGTTCCACCAAATACCACGTCTTGTACGCAGCCAATGGATCAAGGCGTTATCAGGTAcgtattttttgtttatgaatTTCTATCGTTTCTATTATATTTTTCGATTGTTGAAAACATTTGCAATGGAATGTCTTCCGTACGATTGATAAATAGCAGtcgaatgttttga